One part of the Alosa alosa isolate M-15738 ecotype Scorff River chromosome 4, AALO_Geno_1.1, whole genome shotgun sequence genome encodes these proteins:
- the fam43b gene encoding protein FAM43B, with the protein MLPWRRSKFVLVKDEEKSKPKSLGAGLTYHSLLSSLLNSCPDLRPDCPFHWLASVFQSKRQKVELNREEPAYSVRYLGSAVTILAKGEDCVQEAVAKIWQHSNYGEQSLKLKLSVGPHGIRMGADASGRKKPSHLFSLSRITYCAAEAYRPKIFAWIYRHQVKNKAVVLRCHAVLLPKADKTRALALSLLQNASSSFSEFKRLKRQSDFRHCRQQLLGEGMVPVAPRRRLLNGQCHYQPPADKPSSATRLCSITEEEEEEDEDSEQEGEDGEEEEVEDDEGKDVVKETGKNVTDRGSAQLSERDVRKIVSGLGECTISCSEDGQITISTLL; encoded by the coding sequence ATGCTGCCCTGGAGAAGGAGCAAGTTTGTGCTGGTGAAGGACGAGGAGAAGAGCAAGCCCAAGAGCCTGGGCGCCGGACTGACCTACCACTCGCTTCTGTCCTCGCTGCTGAACTCCTGCCCTGACCTGCGACCCGACTGCCCCTTCCACTGGCTGGCCAGCGTCTTCCAGAGTAAGCGGCAGAAGGTGGAGCTCAACCGCGAGGAGCCGGCGTACAGCGTCCGCTACCTGGGCAGCGCCGTCACCATCCTGGCCAAGGGCGAGGACTGCGTGCAGGAGGCCGTGGCCAAGATCTGGCAGCACAGCAACTACGGCGAGCAGAGCCTCAAGCTGAAGCTGAGCGTGGGGCCGCACGGCATCCGCATGGGCGCAGACGCCAGCGGCCGCAAGAAGCCCAGCCACCTGTTCTCGCTCAGCCGCATCACCTACTGCGCGGCCGAGGCCTACCGGCCCAAGATCTTTGCCTGGATCTACCGGCACCAGGTGAAGAACAAGGCGGTGGTGCTGCGCTGCCACGCCGTGCTGCTGCCCAAGGCGGACAAGACCCGCGCGCTGGCCCTCAGCCTGCTCCAGAACGCCTCGTCCTCCTTCAGCGAGTTCAAGCGGCTCAAGAGGCAGAGCGACTTCCGCCACTGCCGCCAGCAGCTTTTGGGCGAGGGCATGGTGCCCGTGGCGCCACGGCGCCGGCTGCTCAACGGCCAGTGCCACTACCAGCCGCCCGCAGACAAGCCCAGCAGCGCCACGCGCCTCTGCTCCATCaccgaggaggaggaagaggaggacgaggacagtgagcaggaaggagaggatggagaggaggaggaggtggaggatgaTGAAGGGAAAGATGTGGTGAAGGAGACAGGGAAAAACGTGACTGACAGAGGGTCAGCGCAGCTGTCTGAGAGGGACGTGCGGAAAATCGTTAGCGGACTGGGCGAGTGCACCATCAGCTGCTCGGAGGACGGCCAGATCACCATCAGCACACTCCTGTGA